Proteins found in one Acidobacteriota bacterium genomic segment:
- a CDS encoding DUF1846 domain-containing protein → MPVKVGFDNDKYLREQRAAILERVEQFKGKLYLEFGGKLLYDYHASRVLPGFDPNVKMRLLRELRDQADILLCIYAGDIERRKVRADFGITYDVDALKLIDDLADWGVPVTAVVITRYDGQPAARIFKNKLERRGLPVVTHRAIPGYPVDIDRIVSEEGFGANPAVPTAKPLVVVTGPGPGSGKLATCLNQMYHDHRQGVTSGYAKFETFPIWNLPLRHAVNVAYEAATAELRDVNLIDPFHLDAYGKTAANYNRDVEIFPVLQRILERITESASPYRSPTDMGVNRAGFGIVDDEAVQAAARQEIIRRHFRYACEYMLGLVDHETARRAELLMRDAGLRPEDRPVVGPARQAAEAAEEGGKGHDGIYCGAAMELPDGAVVTGKNSALMHAASSLVLNAAKALAGIPDKIDLISPAILASISTLKTQTARRHVSLDLNEALIALAISSATNPTAQLAVEKLKALRGCEAHLTHIPTPGDEAGLRDLGINLTTEPQFSSRRLFVR, encoded by the coding sequence ATGCCGGTGAAGGTTGGTTTCGACAACGACAAGTACCTGCGGGAGCAGCGCGCGGCCATCCTGGAGCGGGTGGAGCAGTTCAAGGGGAAACTCTACCTGGAGTTCGGCGGCAAGCTCCTCTACGACTACCACGCCAGCCGGGTCCTGCCGGGCTTCGACCCCAACGTCAAGATGCGCCTGCTGCGCGAGCTGCGGGACCAGGCCGACATCCTCCTGTGCATCTACGCCGGCGACATCGAGCGCCGCAAGGTCCGGGCGGACTTCGGCATCACCTACGACGTGGACGCCCTCAAGCTCATCGACGACCTGGCCGACTGGGGCGTCCCCGTCACCGCCGTGGTGATCACCCGCTACGACGGCCAGCCCGCGGCGCGGATCTTCAAGAACAAGCTGGAGCGGCGCGGTCTGCCCGTCGTCACCCACCGGGCCATTCCCGGCTACCCCGTGGACATCGACCGGATCGTCAGCGAGGAGGGCTTCGGCGCCAACCCCGCCGTACCCACCGCCAAGCCCCTGGTGGTGGTGACGGGCCCCGGTCCCGGCAGCGGCAAGCTGGCCACCTGTCTCAACCAGATGTACCACGACCACCGGCAGGGGGTCACCAGCGGATACGCCAAGTTCGAGACCTTCCCCATCTGGAACCTGCCCCTGCGCCACGCGGTGAACGTGGCGTACGAGGCCGCCACCGCCGAGCTGCGGGACGTCAACCTCATCGACCCCTTCCACCTGGACGCCTACGGGAAGACCGCCGCGAACTACAACCGGGACGTGGAGATCTTCCCGGTGCTGCAACGGATCCTGGAGCGGATCACCGAGTCCGCCTCCCCCTACCGCTCCCCCACCGACATGGGGGTCAACCGCGCCGGCTTCGGCATCGTGGACGACGAGGCCGTACAGGCGGCGGCCCGGCAGGAGATCATCCGGCGCCACTTCCGCTATGCCTGCGAGTACATGCTGGGGCTGGTGGACCACGAGACCGCCCGGCGGGCCGAGCTGCTCATGCGCGACGCGGGGCTCCGGCCCGAGGACCGTCCCGTGGTGGGCCCCGCGCGGCAGGCCGCCGAGGCCGCCGAGGAAGGCGGGAAGGGCCACGACGGCATCTACTGCGGCGCCGCGATGGAACTGCCGGACGGCGCGGTGGTCACGGGGAAGAACTCCGCCCTGATGCACGCCGCCTCCAGCCTGGTGCTCAATGCCGCCAAGGCCCTGGCGGGGATCCCTGACAAGATCGACCTGATCTCCCCCGCGATCCTGGCCTCCATTTCGACCCTGAAAACGCAGACGGCCCGCCGGCACGTCAGCCTGGACCTGAACGAGGCCCTCATCGCCCTGGCCATCAGCTCCGCCACCAACCCCACCGCCCAGCTGGCCGTCGAGAAGCTCAAGGCGTTGCGGGGCTGCGAGGCCCACCTCACCCACATCCCCACCCCGGGCGACGAGGCCGGGCTGCGGGACCTGGGCATCAACCTCACCACCGAGCCCCAGTTCTCCTCGCGAAGGCTGTTCGTGCGGTGA
- the xth gene encoding exodeoxyribonuclease III has translation MRIYTWNVNGFRAVLKKGFLEWLAAADPDVLCLQETRAEWEQVEPDVRARLEAAFDVCWFPATAKKGYAGTATLSRKALGIGHTRGLGIEDHDREGRVILSDLGGALLVNGYFPNASQGLVRLPYKRQFAADLCRFIRERHAQGRHLVITGDLNVAPEEIDLANPATNRLNPGFTDEEREDFRAYLACGTADVLRERRPGEKGLYTWWSQRLGARARNVGWRIDIFLVSHALREKVTDAAIHPEVPGSDHCPVSLDLAL, from the coding sequence ATGCGCATTTACACTTGGAACGTCAACGGCTTTCGGGCGGTGCTCAAGAAGGGCTTCCTGGAGTGGCTGGCGGCGGCGGACCCCGACGTGCTCTGCCTGCAGGAGACCCGCGCCGAGTGGGAGCAGGTGGAGCCCGATGTCCGCGCCCGGCTGGAGGCGGCCTTCGACGTCTGCTGGTTCCCCGCAACCGCGAAGAAGGGCTACGCGGGCACCGCCACGCTGAGCCGGAAGGCCCTCGGCATCGGGCACACCCGGGGACTGGGCATCGAGGACCACGACCGGGAAGGGCGCGTCATCCTCTCCGACCTCGGCGGCGCCCTGCTGGTGAACGGCTACTTCCCCAACGCCTCCCAGGGGTTAGTGAGATTGCCCTACAAGCGGCAGTTCGCCGCGGACCTCTGCCGCTTCATCCGGGAACGGCACGCTCAGGGCCGGCACCTCGTCATCACCGGCGACCTCAACGTGGCCCCCGAGGAAATCGACCTGGCCAACCCCGCCACCAACCGATTGAACCCCGGCTTCACCGACGAGGAACGGGAGGACTTCCGCGCCTACCTCGCCTGCGGCACGGCCGACGTCCTTCGGGAACGCCGCCCCGGCGAGAAGGGACTCTATACGTGGTGGTCCCAGCGCCTGGGCGCCCGGGCCCGGAACGTGGGCTGGCGGATCGACATCTTCCTCGTGAGCCACGCCCTCCGGGAGAAGGTGACTGACGCCGCCATCCACCCCGAGGTTCCGGGCTCCGACCACTGCCCCGTCAGCCTCGACCTGGCCCTGTGA
- a CDS encoding LysE family transporter, giving the protein MPAVADVQTNLIAAAIGFLTGFIIAIPPGPINFAIFEKSVHNHRASAIRLILGAVCGDMGYLVLVLLYQVSASLLFWIKVIFSVGGAAFLIILGVYYLFFKKTPVRKPHEPTPEEVLEGHFWTGLVISLSNPFFILAMIAVTDFLYSVKALVPHPVTNIIFILGFGAGVFTWLSELGRFMTKRRAHFSNAGGKIRLTCGIAFTCFGLYMLGKFVRLLF; this is encoded by the coding sequence GTGCCTGCAGTCGCGGACGTCCAGACCAACCTCATCGCGGCGGCCATCGGCTTCCTCACGGGGTTCATCATCGCCATTCCCCCGGGGCCCATCAACTTCGCCATCTTCGAGAAGAGCGTTCACAACCACCGTGCGTCCGCCATCCGCCTGATCCTGGGGGCCGTCTGCGGCGATATGGGCTACCTGGTGCTGGTCCTTCTGTACCAGGTCTCCGCCAGCCTCCTCTTCTGGATCAAGGTCATCTTCAGCGTGGGGGGCGCGGCGTTCCTGATCATCCTGGGGGTCTACTACCTCTTCTTCAAGAAGACGCCCGTCCGGAAGCCCCACGAGCCCACCCCCGAAGAGGTCCTGGAGGGGCATTTCTGGACCGGCCTGGTCATCTCGCTGTCCAACCCCTTCTTCATCCTGGCCATGATCGCCGTCACCGACTTCCTCTACTCGGTGAAGGCCCTCGTCCCGCACCCCGTCACCAACATCATCTTCATCCTCGGTTTCGGCGCCGGCGTGTTCACCTGGCTGTCCGAGCTGGGGCGCTTCATGACCAAGCGGCGGGCCCACTTCAGCAACGCCGGGGGCAAAATCCGGCTCACGTGCGGCATCGCCTTCACCTGCTTCGGCCTCTACATGCTGGGGAAGTTCGTCCGGTTACTGTTCTGA
- a CDS encoding ABC transporter permease gives MKWRDASKLAWADLNQSRLRSALTVLGVMVGIASLICMFAFGLGMQKISTEHVTRNNARNVITAFSLPVVADEPGEQPAVPPPPLDDPTVARIRAMDGVSSVTPVISFPARAEGPKGMIRLFGRTFSVPEDLRGERFVLAAGSFFSTNADEAVIVHPDLLPRLGLPREPSAAVGCRVKLRLTSPARLAAMMLSRGTPGPVEDEVVFSVAGVLKKDETIFENPLRKTDILLPLDTARRLGLHQLNALGGLGRISGGSLYTMLEINVGDPARLPAIQAQVERLGLRAVSLNSILKEMNVFFLIFNSILGAVGSIALVVAGIGIVNTMIIAVLERRKDIGIMKSVGASRGDIRKQFFMAAAWIGFAGGALGELLGWGVASVVNLVALHFIRQQGPAPDTLFHYPAWLIAGCVVFAVLVALVSALYPASRAARLNPVDALRYE, from the coding sequence ATGAAGTGGCGGGACGCGTCGAAACTGGCCTGGGCGGACCTGAACCAGTCGCGGCTGCGGTCGGCGCTGACCGTGCTGGGCGTCATGGTGGGGATCGCGTCCCTGATCTGCATGTTCGCCTTCGGCCTGGGGATGCAGAAGATCAGCACCGAGCACGTCACCCGGAACAATGCCCGTAACGTCATCACCGCCTTCTCCCTGCCCGTTGTTGCGGATGAGCCCGGCGAGCAGCCGGCCGTTCCGCCTCCCCCCCTGGACGACCCGACGGTCGCCCGGATTCGCGCCATGGACGGCGTGTCCTCCGTCACCCCCGTCATCAGTTTCCCCGCCCGGGCCGAGGGGCCCAAGGGGATGATCCGCCTCTTCGGACGCACGTTCTCGGTGCCGGAGGACCTCCGGGGGGAACGCTTCGTACTCGCGGCCGGGAGCTTCTTTTCCACCAACGCGGACGAAGCCGTCATCGTTCACCCGGATCTCCTCCCGCGACTGGGTCTCCCCCGCGAGCCGTCTGCGGCGGTCGGGTGCCGGGTCAAGCTCCGGCTGACCTCCCCGGCCCGCCTGGCGGCCATGATGCTCTCCCGTGGCACGCCTGGCCCGGTGGAGGACGAGGTGGTCTTCTCGGTGGCGGGTGTCCTGAAAAAGGACGAGACGATTTTCGAGAACCCCTTGAGGAAAACCGACATCCTCCTTCCCCTGGACACCGCCCGGCGACTGGGCCTCCACCAGCTCAACGCCCTGGGCGGCCTGGGAAGGATATCGGGCGGCAGTCTTTACACGATGCTGGAGATCAACGTCGGGGACCCGGCCCGGCTTCCCGCGATTCAGGCCCAGGTGGAGAGGTTGGGGTTGCGCGCCGTTTCCCTCAACTCGATCCTGAAGGAAATGAATGTCTTCTTCCTCATTTTCAACAGCATCCTGGGGGCCGTGGGGAGCATCGCCCTGGTGGTGGCGGGGATCGGCATCGTCAACACCATGATCATTGCCGTCCTGGAGCGCCGGAAGGACATCGGCATCATGAAGTCGGTGGGCGCCTCCCGGGGCGACATCCGCAAACAGTTCTTCATGGCGGCCGCGTGGATCGGTTTCGCGGGGGGCGCCCTGGGCGAACTGCTCGGGTGGGGTGTCGCGTCGGTGGTCAACCTCGTGGCCCTTCACTTCATCCGGCAACAGGGCCCGGCCCCCGACACCCTCTTCCACTACCCGGCCTGGCTGATCGCGGGCTGTGTCGTTTTCGCGGTCCTGGTGGCGCTGGTTTCAGCCCTGTACCCGGCGTCGCGGGCGGCCCGCCTCAACCCCGTGGACGCGTTGAGGTACGAGTGA
- a CDS encoding VWA domain-containing protein: MSGGCFGGSSSGRVRALAVLLAWWALAGALPLTAAPGGEDPPDDTIIRAKVFLVNLFVSATSGGDYAADLKAEDFEITEDGKKQEILYFRNLSQTQEIPLTIAVLVDTSGSVKDKLSQEIATASIFFRKILRPNKDVGALIEFHSEVVLVQDFTDNPDRLDRALDKLKPGGETSLYDAVYLAAEEKLSKEAGRKVILILSDGADTSSKVKKETAIKAAQRVDALIYGIGVRSGMFPSDFGVLQNFCKETGGRFFSPEPTREALQETFDIIMKDIAHQYNMAYEPADQARDGKFRKIKITLRGKRLKLSYRKGYFTPED, from the coding sequence ATGAGCGGAGGCTGCTTCGGGGGAAGTTCTTCCGGCCGGGTTCGGGCGCTCGCGGTCCTCCTGGCTTGGTGGGCCCTGGCGGGGGCCCTGCCGTTGACCGCCGCCCCCGGGGGCGAGGACCCGCCCGACGATACCATCATCCGGGCAAAGGTATTCCTGGTCAACCTTTTCGTCTCCGCCACCTCCGGCGGGGACTACGCCGCCGACCTCAAGGCGGAGGACTTCGAGATCACCGAGGACGGGAAGAAGCAGGAGATCCTCTACTTCCGCAACCTTAGCCAGACCCAGGAGATCCCGCTCACCATCGCCGTCTTGGTGGACACCAGCGGCTCCGTCAAGGACAAGCTGAGCCAGGAGATCGCCACGGCGTCCATCTTCTTCCGCAAGATCCTCCGGCCCAACAAGGACGTCGGGGCCCTCATCGAGTTCCACTCGGAAGTGGTCCTGGTCCAGGACTTCACCGACAACCCGGACCGACTGGACCGGGCGCTGGACAAGCTCAAGCCCGGCGGGGAGACCTCCCTCTACGACGCCGTCTATCTGGCGGCGGAGGAAAAACTGTCGAAGGAGGCGGGGCGGAAGGTGATCCTGATCCTCTCGGACGGCGCCGACACCTCCTCGAAAGTAAAGAAGGAGACGGCCATCAAAGCAGCCCAGCGGGTGGACGCGCTGATCTACGGCATCGGGGTCCGGTCCGGGATGTTCCCGTCGGACTTCGGCGTCCTGCAGAACTTCTGCAAGGAGACCGGCGGCCGGTTCTTCTCCCCCGAGCCCACCCGCGAAGCCCTCCAGGAGACCTTCGATATCATCATGAAGGACATTGCGCACCAGTACAACATGGCCTACGAACCGGCCGACCAGGCCCGGGACGGGAAGTTCCGCAAGATCAAGATCACCCTCAGGGGAAAACGCCTCAAGCTGTCTTATCGCAAGGGATACTTCACGCCGGAGGACTAG
- a CDS encoding SUMF1/EgtB/PvdO family nonheme iron enzyme: MLKPHDRIGPYTILRRLGKGGFGEVWLAEKRTPLAVTEFALKLPLEECCDLGQIRREAEIWKRAGGHPNVLPIIEADIYDDRVVIVSEYAMDGSLADWLRKYGGRAPSVEAAVEMTLGILAGLAHLHARGILHRDLKPSNILLQGDVPRIVDFGLARVLRASQQSATVSGTLHFMAPEAFQGTRSEATEIWSAGVLLHLLLCGRLPFPQEDPATLMHAILFGVPETLPDGVPGPVRAVVRQALERDPSRRFRGARAMRKALEAARDASLRPGHRHLPTGGHTPAAETDAATETLSSVAFPPSPPTPPTRTDILPAARAGGPRTVSPPSNAFTTFLPAPAPPVGGTALPFVPGAGTGTAPARKRRFLAWILTLTGIGMVAGLVFLVVYLANLEKKGTPAPGAPSAGASSTGSPGGGGTGAGPVKPGVFQDIAGTVGPDGKEIILEFTNSLKMTFVRIPPGTFRMGAVESDAATPHRVTFAEPFYIQTSEVTQAQWKAVMGSNPSFFQDDRLPVESVSWDDAQAFIRMLNRRNEGLYRLPTEAEWEYACRAGTTAYFYGQLREIGWFEDNAGNTAHPVKTKKPNPWGLYDMSGNVWEWCEDVWHPELTGLAPTHGNAWTRDGDPSRRVIKGGGWDSLDAYCRTVHRAAFGKDWRNRSVGLRLAVTVRF, encoded by the coding sequence GTGCTCAAGCCCCATGACCGGATCGGCCCCTACACCATCCTGCGGCGCCTCGGGAAAGGCGGCTTCGGCGAGGTCTGGCTCGCCGAGAAGCGGACCCCCCTGGCCGTGACCGAGTTCGCCCTGAAACTGCCGCTGGAGGAGTGCTGCGACCTCGGGCAGATCCGGCGGGAGGCGGAGATCTGGAAACGCGCGGGCGGGCACCCCAACGTGCTGCCCATCATCGAGGCGGACATCTACGACGACCGGGTGGTCATCGTCAGCGAGTACGCCATGGACGGCTCCCTCGCCGACTGGCTCCGCAAGTACGGCGGGCGCGCCCCCAGCGTCGAGGCGGCGGTGGAGATGACCCTCGGCATCCTCGCGGGGCTGGCCCACCTCCACGCCCGGGGCATCCTCCACCGGGACCTCAAGCCCTCCAACATCCTCCTGCAGGGCGACGTACCCCGCATCGTGGATTTCGGCCTCGCCCGGGTGCTGCGTGCGAGCCAGCAGAGCGCCACCGTCAGCGGGACCCTCCACTTCATGGCGCCGGAGGCCTTCCAGGGCACCCGTTCGGAAGCGACGGAGATCTGGTCCGCCGGGGTCCTCCTGCACCTTCTCCTCTGCGGACGGCTCCCCTTCCCCCAGGAGGACCCGGCGACCCTGATGCACGCCATCCTGTTCGGGGTGCCCGAAACCCTGCCCGACGGGGTGCCCGGCCCGGTCCGGGCCGTTGTCCGCCAAGCGCTGGAGCGCGACCCCTCCCGGCGCTTCCGGGGTGCCCGGGCCATGCGCAAGGCCCTGGAGGCCGCCCGGGACGCGTCGCTGCGCCCCGGGCATCGACACCTGCCCACCGGGGGCCACACGCCGGCGGCGGAGACCGATGCCGCCACCGAAACACTCTCCAGCGTCGCTTTTCCCCCGTCGCCGCCCACCCCCCCGACCCGGACCGACATCCTTCCCGCGGCCCGGGCCGGCGGGCCCCGGACCGTTTCCCCGCCCTCCAACGCGTTCACCACCTTCCTTCCCGCGCCCGCCCCACCGGTCGGGGGGACGGCGCTCCCCTTCGTCCCTGGCGCGGGGACCGGGACCGCGCCGGCGAGAAAACGCCGGTTCCTGGCGTGGATCCTGACGCTCACCGGCATCGGGATGGTGGCAGGGTTGGTCTTCCTGGTGGTCTATCTCGCAAACCTCGAGAAGAAGGGCACCCCGGCCCCGGGAGCCCCGTCCGCCGGAGCGTCGTCGACGGGTTCACCGGGCGGGGGCGGCACCGGCGCCGGCCCGGTGAAACCGGGGGTCTTCCAGGACATCGCCGGCACGGTCGGGCCGGACGGGAAGGAGATCATCCTGGAGTTCACCAACTCCCTGAAGATGACCTTCGTCCGCATCCCCCCCGGCACGTTCCGGATGGGCGCCGTCGAATCCGACGCCGCAACCCCGCACCGGGTCACCTTCGCGGAACCTTTCTATATCCAGACCAGCGAGGTCACCCAGGCCCAGTGGAAGGCCGTCATGGGCTCCAACCCCTCGTTTTTCCAGGACGACCGTCTCCCGGTGGAGAGCGTCTCGTGGGACGACGCCCAGGCGTTCATCCGAATGCTCAACCGCCGAAACGAGGGGCTGTACCGTCTCCCCACCGAGGCCGAGTGGGAGTACGCCTGCCGGGCCGGGACCACGGCCTATTTCTACGGTCAACTCCGGGAGATCGGGTGGTTCGAGGACAACGCCGGGAACACCGCCCACCCCGTGAAGACGAAAAAGCCCAACCCCTGGGGACTGTATGACATGTCGGGGAACGTCTGGGAGTGGTGCGAGGACGTGTGGCACCCGGAACTCACGGGTTTGGCGCCGACCCACGGGAACGCCTGGACCCGGGACGGAGACCCGTCCAGACGGGTGATCAAGGGCGGCGGCTGGGACAGCCTCGACGCCTACTGCCGCACCGTCCACCGCGCCGCCTTCGGCAAGGACTGGCGGAACCGGTCGGTGGGCCTCCGGCTCGCCGTGACGGTCCGGTTCTGA
- a CDS encoding SUMF1/EgtB/PvdO family nonheme iron enzyme, with translation MHAIGPLTGLLLSFILVLSIGALPVFTLGTAAGDTQSTGDTQTPPTSTAGDTQSTGDAQNPPPSGIPVGETLTWRIRWKPSALVPSLDLGEVRCRCAGPAAFNGETLLRTEMTARLQSSLFGLSVTSSLEAFHRGDGAGSVHTRNLLKEGDVTSQQTVFYYPAEAVLWMREHATRARGLPSPYAARNELHRGVPGVLLDPAALVHRLRTLPLPAGEPARVDAVYFARVRHVTVRPGERERVKAPAMEAEAIHYRLENFIGPDGDRDWDVHVWATADALRVPLRLRAKVRMGSVEAELVKREVLDTSILPPKLDWLRTPPDRVPPLSEALAARRSPPGVTPGEMAPVPGGTFDWGSGSVRPGEKRRPVTVDAFQMDRYEVTNAQYRRFMEATGHRAPDVMPFEFYRKTFNWSADSYAEYLRLAEPFRWKDGRCPAGREDCPVVLVSWEDARAYARWAGRRLPTEAEWEWAARGGLAGADYPWGDAIDPSRAATSESPFPGPFPVGSHPAGVNGFGLHDMAGNAGEWTEDTWSKNPVSGGERNPVAKGGGRDKVFRGGSWQHGIRDAAVWRRDSAAANVTYLTVGIRCAK, from the coding sequence TTGCACGCCATCGGCCCCCTCACCGGATTGCTGCTGTCATTTATCCTCGTGCTGTCGATCGGGGCGCTTCCCGTCTTTACCCTCGGGACCGCGGCAGGGGACACTCAGTCGACAGGGGACACTCAAACCCCGCCGACATCAACGGCCGGGGACACTCAATCGACCGGGGACGCTCAAAACCCGCCACCCTCGGGGATCCCGGTCGGGGAAACCCTGACCTGGCGGATCCGCTGGAAACCCTCGGCCCTCGTCCCCTCCCTGGACCTGGGGGAGGTGCGCTGCCGCTGCGCCGGGCCCGCCGCGTTCAACGGGGAAACCCTCCTGCGGACGGAGATGACGGCCCGGCTCCAGTCCAGCCTGTTCGGGCTGTCCGTCACGTCGAGCCTGGAAGCCTTCCACCGGGGGGACGGCGCCGGCTCCGTGCACACCCGCAACCTGCTGAAGGAAGGGGACGTCACCTCCCAGCAGACGGTGTTCTACTACCCCGCCGAGGCCGTGCTGTGGATGCGGGAGCACGCCACCCGGGCCCGGGGGCTCCCGTCCCCCTACGCGGCCCGGAACGAGCTGCACCGGGGCGTGCCGGGCGTCCTCCTGGACCCCGCGGCGCTCGTCCACCGGCTGCGGACCCTCCCGCTCCCCGCGGGGGAGCCCGCGCGGGTGGACGCCGTCTACTTCGCCCGGGTGCGGCACGTCACCGTGCGGCCCGGGGAACGGGAACGGGTGAAAGCGCCCGCGATGGAGGCGGAGGCGATTCACTACCGCCTGGAGAACTTCATCGGCCCCGACGGCGACCGGGACTGGGACGTTCACGTGTGGGCCACCGCGGACGCCCTTCGCGTGCCCTTGCGGCTCCGCGCGAAGGTGCGGATGGGGAGCGTGGAGGCCGAACTGGTGAAACGGGAGGTGCTGGACACCTCGATCCTTCCCCCGAAGCTCGACTGGCTGCGGACACCCCCGGACCGCGTGCCCCCGCTGTCGGAGGCGCTGGCAGCCCGGCGATCGCCCCCGGGCGTCACCCCGGGCGAGATGGCGCCCGTCCCCGGGGGGACCTTCGACTGGGGGAGCGGGTCGGTCCGCCCCGGGGAGAAGCGCCGCCCCGTGACGGTGGACGCCTTCCAGATGGACCGCTACGAGGTCACCAACGCCCAGTACCGGCGGTTCATGGAGGCGACGGGCCACCGGGCGCCCGACGTCATGCCCTTCGAGTTCTACCGGAAGACCTTCAACTGGTCCGCGGATTCCTACGCCGAGTACCTGCGCCTGGCGGAGCCCTTCCGCTGGAAGGACGGCCGCTGCCCGGCGGGCCGGGAGGACTGCCCCGTGGTGCTGGTCTCGTGGGAGGACGCCCGGGCCTACGCCCGCTGGGCCGGCAGGCGGCTCCCGACGGAGGCGGAATGGGAGTGGGCGGCCCGGGGGGGCCTCGCCGGCGCGGACTACCCCTGGGGCGACGCCATCGACCCGTCCCGGGCGGCCACGTCCGAGTCGCCCTTCCCGGGGCCCTTCCCCGTCGGGTCGCACCCGGCCGGGGTCAACGGCTTCGGATTGCACGACATGGCCGGGAACGCGGGCGAGTGGACCGAGGACACCTGGTCGAAGAACCCGGTGTCCGGCGGCGAGCGCAACCCCGTGGCGAAAGGCGGCGGCAGGGACAAGGTGTTCCGGGGGGGGAGCTGGCAGCACGGGATCCGGGACGCCGCCGTCTGGCGCCGGGACTCGGCCGCCGCCAACGTCACCTATCTCACCGTGGGCATCCGCTGCGCGAAGTAG